GGTCGGTGATCGTGCCCTCGTAGGCCTCGGCGGCCATCATGATTGACTCCGACAGGGTCGGGTGCGGGTGGATGGTCAGACCGATATCGGCGGCGTCACAACCCATCTCGATGGCCAGCGCCAGCTCGGCGATCAGGTCACCGGCGTGCAGGCCGACGACCCCGGCGCCGATCAGGCGACCTGTCTCGTTTTCGAAGATCAGCTTGGTGAATCCTTCCGAGCGGTCCATGCCCAGCGCCCGACCGGACGCCGCCCAGGGGAACTTGCCGATGCCGTAGTCGATGCCCCTGGTCCTGGCCTGGGCCTCGGTCAGCCCGACCCAGGCGACTTCCGGGTCGGTGTAGGCCACCGAGGGAATCACGCGCGCGTCGGCGGCGCGCTGTTCGCCCGCGGCCACTTCCGCGGCCACCTTGCCTTCGTAGGAGCCCTTGTGGGCCAGCATCGGCTGACCGACGATGTCGCCAATGGCGAAGATATGACCGACATTGGTGCGCATCTGTCCATCAACGGCAATGAAACCCTTTTCGTCGACCTCCACGCCGGCGGCCTCGGCATTGAGCTGGTCGCCGTTGGGCCGGCGCCCGACGCAGACCAGCACGCGGTCGAATTCGCTCGATTCCGGCGCGTCCCTGCCGTCCAGTGTTGCGGTGAGCGCCTGGTCGCCGGCCTCGATCTTCTTGACTTTCGTGCCCAGGTGAAAGTCGACACCCTGCTTTTTCAGGTGCTGCTGCAGCGGCTTGACCAGGTCCGGATCGGCGCCGGGCATGAGCTGCTTCATCATTTCGACGACGGTGACCTTCGAGCCCAGCGCTCGATAAACACAGGCCATTTCCAGGCCGATGATGCCGCCGCCGATGACCAGCAGGCGCTCCGGCACGTCGGCCAGCTCCAGCGCCCCGGTCGAGTCCATCACCCGATCGTCGTCCCGGGGCAGGCCGGGAATCTCGACCACGCGCGAACCGGCGGCGATGATGCACTGTCTGAAATCGATCGTGCGCTCCTCGCCGTCGTGCTCGACGACGATTTCGTGCTGGCCGCTGAACTGGCCCATGCCCCGGACAATCTCGACCTTGCGCTTTTTGGCCATGCCGGCCAGGCCGCCGGTCAGTTTGCCGACGACCGAGTCCTTGAAGTCCCTAAGCTTGTCGAGGTCGATGCCAGGCTTGCCGAAAGACACGCCATGTTCACCGAGATGCGCGGCCGAGTCGATCACCTGGCCGACGTGCAAGAGCGCCTTGGAGGGGATGCAGCCGACGTTCAGGCAGACCCCGCCGATCGCGCCGTAGCGCTCGATCAGCGCGACCTTCAGACCCAGGTCGGCGGCGCGGAAGGCCGCCGTGTAGCCAGCTGGCCCGGAGCCGAGCACGGCCAGGTCGAAGTCGTGGTCGTGATCGGTCGGATCGAAAGCGGTTTCCGGTTTCTGGTTTACGGTTTCCGGGCGGGCCTCGTCCGCCTTTCCGGAACCACCGGATGCTTCGGCATCCTGCGAGTCATCCGAAGTCTCCCCGGAACCCGTTTCACGTTCATCGCCGGAGTCGTCATCGTCCGACGCTTCCCCGCCGCCTTCGGAAACCTCCACGATTCCAATGACGTCGCCTTCTCCAACCTCGTCACCTTCGGAGACTTTCAGCTCGACCAGCTTGCCGGCCGCCGGCGACGGCACGTCCATCGTCGCCTTGTCCGACTCCAGCGTAATCAGCGACTGTTCCTGCTCGATATCATCGCCCTCGTCAACCAGCACCTCGATCACCGGCACCTTGCCGAAATCGCCGATATCGGGGACGGTGATCTTGCGTCTCTCGCTCATGCCTTACTCCGTTGCTGCCCGGGACCTGCGGGTCGACCCTCGCGCAAACCCTGATTTTCGCAGATTTTGATCCTGCCGGCAGAATCGGCCGCCCGCGCGACAGCCGATTCGTGCCGCCACCCGATGCCCGGTCCAGGCGTCACGCAACACAAACGCCATCAGGCTTTAATCACGCGCAGGCATTATTGCGGGCTGTCGCCCAGCAACGCCGTTCATGCCCATGTTTGTCTTCAGACTGCTCTATTCCATTCTCCCGGCACTGCTGCTCGCTCACGGGCTGCAAGCGCACGCGCAGCTGCGGCTGCATGGCTCCAACACGATCGGCGAGGAACTGGCGCCAGCGCTCGTCGCCGGCTGGCTGCAGGCCGAAGGCTACAGCGACATCGAAACGACGATTCATGCCCCGCTCGAGCGCACGATCACCGGCACCAATGCCGCCGGCCAGACGCGCAGCGTGGAGATTCATGCGCACGGGTCCTCGACCTCGTTCAGCGGCCTGCTCAATGGAACCGCGGATATGGGCATGTCCTCGCGGCGGATTCGCCCAACCGAGGTCCGGGAACTTGACTTCCTCGGCCAACTCGATCGGCCCAGCAACGAGTTTGTCGTGGGCATCGACGGCCTTGCCGTCATCGTCCACCCGAGCAATCCGATCCGGGCCATGAGCGTCGGGCAGATTCGCGCCGTGTTTTCTGGCCGCTACGACAACTGGCGCCAGCTCGGCGGTCCGGATGCACCAATCCGGCGCTACGCCCGTGATGAGCAGTCCGGCACATGGGACTCGTTCAAGTCAATGGTGTTGCAGGGTGCTTCGCTGACGACAGCCGAACGCTTCGAGTCATCATCCGAGCTGTCCGATCGCGTCGCTGGCGATCCCAACGGCATCGGCTTCATCGGGCTGCCCTACGTACGCAGTGCACGGGCGCTGGCCGTATCGGCCGGTGGCGAGGCAGTGCTGCCTGAACGCTTTTCCTCGGCAACCGAAGACTATCCGTTGAGTCGCCGGCTGTATCTGTATGTGCCCGAGCGCGAAATCGGGGGTCACGGTGGCGCGCTGGCCCGGTTCGCAATTTCAGCGCAGGGGCAGCAAATCGTCGACCGCATCGGTTTTGTGGGTCAGGCGGTGGAGCTCCAGCGCGTGGCCATTCCCGGCTCGGCGCCTGACGATTACCGTCGTTTTGTTGACGGCGCGCTTCGCGCCTCCATGAATTTCCGATTCGATACCGGGCGCGCCGCGCTCGACAGCAAGTCACAGCGCGACCTGGAGCGACTGGTGACTTTCCTCAAGGCGCCGGACAATCGCCATCTCGAGGTCCTGCTGATGGGCTTTGCCGATCCCTCGGAGACCTCGCCCTACTTCAGCATGACGCTTTCCAGCGACCGGGTCGACTACGTGGCCGTGTTGCTCAACAGGTCCGGGATTCCGGTCAGGCGGGCCCGGGGTTTCGGCGACGCGCTGCCGCTGGCCGAAGGCACCGGCGAATCGAGCACGGCCAAGAACCGTCGCGTGGAGGTCTGGATTCGACCGGCTGCCCGGGCGTCATCGGGCACGGGGATCAGTGTCGCACCCTGAGATCTGCGGCTATGGGGCCATCGCGGGGCTCGGCTCGCCTTGCCGAAGGTAGTCGATCAGCGCCTGGTCAGCGATTCGATTGGCGCGCTCGACCAGAGCCGCATAGTCGTCTGGGGCAGCCGAGCCGGGTTCCTGCCTGGCCTGGTATCCGAACACGTCCAGCCATAGCCTCTCGCTGTCGGTTAGCTCGACGTCAGTCCAGTATTCGGCGGCGCGCCGCAGCGTTGCGCGCGCAGCCTCGAGCCGCCCACTGGCAATCTCGGCGCGCGCCAGTCCGAGCAGCGCGGCGCGGTAGTCGGGATGGTCGGCCGGCAGCCCGGCCGAAACCGATTCCAGCGCCGCTGCGAAAGCCAGCCGCGCCGCCTCATGATCGCCCAGTTGCTGATGGGTCGAGGCCAGATGCAGCCCGACGGTGGCGCGCAGACCGTGGCCCGGCGGCAGATGTTCGCGCACGATCGTTTCAGCGCGCTGGAAATGCGCCAGCGCTCCGCTCAGCTCGCCGCGGGTGCGGCTGAGCACGCCGGCCGCGTCGTGCATGTAGGCGGTGCGCGGGTGGTCAGGTCCAAAATGCTGCTCGGTCAGCTCCAGCGAGCGGGCGACGCTGGCTTCGGCACGGTCCAGCCAGATTTCGCGGTCTTCACTGCCGCCAGCGATATGAAAGTACAAATACCCCAGATTGCCCCAGTTCGTGGCCTGATCAACGATCACATCGTCCAGCGGCAGTTGATCGCGCATGGCAATGGTCTCTTCCATCAGCCGGGCCGCCTCGCGGGCGCGACCCTCGCTGTCGAGAATCATGGCCTCGCTGCTGAGAACCATCGCCTTCTCTGACAGTGACAGCTCACCGGACGGCACTGCTGCCAGGGCCTGGTCCATCGCCTTGCGCGCTGCCGCCGTCTCGCCCAGGGCCAGCTCGACGTTGGCCAACTGGGCATGCGCCAGCGCACGAATGCGTTTCGAGCCGCGCCCGCCCTCGAACAGGGCAGCCGCCTGCGCCGCCGCTTCGCGCGCCTGGGGGTAGTCGGCCAGATTCCAGTACGCGGTGCTGATCTCGCCAAGCAGCCGCGCGCGGGTATCGATCGACAGCTGATCGTCGTCGGTCAATCGCTCGACCGCGCGCGCGAGCAGCTCATCGATATCACGCACGCGCTCCTGGGCCCGAATCGGATTGGTATCCTGAAACAGGTCCGCCCAGAACGCTGCCGTTGCTTCGGCTCGGTCGCGTTCGGCTTCGGCCCGACGCGCCTGTTCGGCAACGCGGGTATTCATGACCGCCATGAGCACCACCACGGCAAGCAGCCCGCATGCCAGGGCCAGCGCCCCGGCGACCGGCCAGCGATTCCGGCGGATGAAACGCCCAACCCGGTAGGCTGCCGTCTGGCGGCGCGCCTGAACCGGCAGACGATTGAGCATGCGCTCCAGATCCTGATCCAGCGCCTCGACGGATCGGTAGCGCTGGTCCGGGTCAGTGGCCGTCGCCCGCGAAATGATGGCCGCCGTATCGGCCCGCTCGACGCGCCTGATCGGGACGTCCTCGACGAGCCGCTCCAGCAACACGCCCAGTGAATAGACGTCGCTGACGGTCGTCGGCGGTTCGCCGGCAAACTGTTCGGGGGCCGCGTAGGCCGGCGTCAGACGACGATCGGTCTCGTGGTCCTCGCCGGCCGTCATCAGTCGGGCGATGCCGAAATCGACAAGCTGCACCTGGCCGTTCTTTCCGACCAGAATGTTGCCGGGCTTGATATCGCTGTGCACGACCAGGTTGCGGTGGGCAAACCCCACTGCCGCGGCAACCTGGCGAAACAGCGCGATACGCTGCGCAAAACCAAGCCGGTGGTAGCGGCAGTAACCGGTCAGGGGTCGGGCCTGTTCGATGAAT
This DNA window, taken from Pseudomonadota bacterium, encodes the following:
- the lpdA gene encoding dihydrolipoyl dehydrogenase, which encodes MSERRKITVPDIGDFGKVPVIEVLVDEGDDIEQEQSLITLESDKATMDVPSPAAGKLVELKVSEGDEVGEGDVIGIVEVSEGGGEASDDDDSGDERETGSGETSDDSQDAEASGGSGKADEARPETVNQKPETAFDPTDHDHDFDLAVLGSGPAGYTAAFRAADLGLKVALIERYGAIGGVCLNVGCIPSKALLHVGQVIDSAAHLGEHGVSFGKPGIDLDKLRDFKDSVVGKLTGGLAGMAKKRKVEIVRGMGQFSGQHEIVVEHDGEERTIDFRQCIIAAGSRVVEIPGLPRDDDRVMDSTGALELADVPERLLVIGGGIIGLEMACVYRALGSKVTVVEMMKQLMPGADPDLVKPLQQHLKKQGVDFHLGTKVKKIEAGDQALTATLDGRDAPESSEFDRVLVCVGRRPNGDQLNAEAAGVEVDEKGFIAVDGQMRTNVGHIFAIGDIVGQPMLAHKGSYEGKVAAEVAAGEQRAADARVIPSVAYTDPEVAWVGLTEAQARTRGIDYGIGKFPWAASGRALGMDRSEGFTKLIFENETGRLIGAGVVGLHAGDLIAELALAIEMGCDAADIGLTIHPHPTLSESIMMAAEAYEGTITDLYMPKK
- a CDS encoding OmpA family protein, whose translation is MPMFVFRLLYSILPALLLAHGLQAHAQLRLHGSNTIGEELAPALVAGWLQAEGYSDIETTIHAPLERTITGTNAAGQTRSVEIHAHGSSTSFSGLLNGTADMGMSSRRIRPTEVRELDFLGQLDRPSNEFVVGIDGLAVIVHPSNPIRAMSVGQIRAVFSGRYDNWRQLGGPDAPIRRYARDEQSGTWDSFKSMVLQGASLTTAERFESSSELSDRVAGDPNGIGFIGLPYVRSARALAVSAGGEAVLPERFSSATEDYPLSRRLYLYVPEREIGGHGGALARFAISAQGQQIVDRIGFVGQAVELQRVAIPGSAPDDYRRFVDGALRASMNFRFDTGRAALDSKSQRDLERLVTFLKAPDNRHLEVLLMGFADPSETSPYFSMTLSSDRVDYVAVLLNRSGIPVRRARGFGDALPLAEGTGESSTAKNRRVEVWIRPAARASSGTGISVAP
- a CDS encoding serine/threonine protein kinase, whose amino-acid sequence is MPQRWLPVSAMPRGCQPGVDGLEVLALGIDREHGAVIAALYEAASRLPEQEREAYLTRHSPDSATCEAVRRLIEATEDDRTFFQHTIEVGEMPPVGGGASLNGVRLGAWRVRYPIAEGGMGSVWLAERADSQFEQQVAVKVVHPHLDCPEIRERFEWERRIQARLEHPHIGRILDAGSTPDGRPYLVTPFIEQARPLTGYCRYHRLGFAQRIALFRQVAAAVGFAHRNLVVHSDIKPGNILVGKNGQVQLVDFGIARLMTAGEDHETDRRLTPAYAAPEQFAGEPPTTVSDVYSLGVLLERLVEDVPIRRVERADTAAIISRATATDPDQRYRSVEALDQDLERMLNRLPVQARRQTAAYRVGRFIRRNRWPVAGALALACGLLAVVVLMAVMNTRVAEQARRAEAERDRAEATAAFWADLFQDTNPIRAQERVRDIDELLARAVERLTDDDQLSIDTRARLLGEISTAYWNLADYPQAREAAAQAAALFEGGRGSKRIRALAHAQLANVELALGETAAARKAMDQALAAVPSGELSLSEKAMVLSSEAMILDSEGRAREAARLMEETIAMRDQLPLDDVIVDQATNWGNLGYLYFHIAGGSEDREIWLDRAEASVARSLELTEQHFGPDHPRTAYMHDAAGVLSRTRGELSGALAHFQRAETIVREHLPPGHGLRATVGLHLASTHQQLGDHEAARLAFAAALESVSAGLPADHPDYRAALLGLARAEIASGRLEAARATLRRAAEYWTDVELTDSERLWLDVFGYQARQEPGSAAPDDYAALVERANRIADQALIDYLRQGEPSPAMAP